ttacgggataagcggttatacgctaagttcagcaagtgtgagttttggttaagagaggttagcttcttgggtcatgtggtatctgtgacggtattcgagtcggccgAGCAAAATTACAACCATACTTAagcggaaacctccaagaaatattaccgaggttcggagctttttgggacttgccggttactaccgacggtttgtaaaaggattcttgatgatagccacacccatgacaaaactgcttcagaaggatgtcaagtttgaatggacggaaaagtgtcagaaaagtttcgatcaattgaaaactcatttgacagaagctccagttttagtgcaacccgaatctggcaaagagtttgtcatttatagtgacgcctccctacttgggttaggttgcgtattgatgcaagaaggtcgagttgtagcctacgcgtcgagacaattaaagccacatgagaaaaattatccgacccatgatctcgaattggctgccatcgtattcgccttaaagatatggtgacattacttatttggtgagaagtgccatgtgtattcggatcacaaaagtctcaaatatttgatgactcaaagagacttaaatctgcgacaaagacattggctcgagttgttaaaagattatgagcttgtcattgattatcacccgggaaaggctaatgtggttgcggacgccttaagccggaaatcactgtttgttttacgagtgatgaatgtacacttgtctatcctacccgacaatgtgttagtagccgaattaaaggccaaaccattgttgactcatcaaattcgtgaagctcagaaagatgatgatgagttgcttgcaaaacgggctaagtgtgatccgaacaaggaatcggagtttcaaattgatgatgacgattgtttgaggttcagaagtcgtctgtgtgttccaaagaattcggaacttatttcgataattctgaacgaagcccattgtagccgaatggcaatccacccggggagcacgaagatgtacaacgatttgaaacgtcgattttggtggcatggtatgaaacgagacatctccgactttgtttgagatgtttaatatgtcaacaagtgaaagcggaacatcaagtgccttgaggattacttcaccgattacgatacccgagtggaaatgggatcgagtcacaatggactttgtgtccggccgccattgtcgcaagtaagaaggacgcgatttgggttgttgttgatagatcgactaagtcggctcactttatcctgtatgcacggatttttcattggataaactagctgaattatcgtttctcgattgtgagattacatgggtaccgatttacattgtgtcggatagagatccgagattcacctcgcgattttggaagaaattgcaagaagctttgggtaccaagttgcatttcaaagaccgcctttcacccccaaaccgatggtcaatccgagcggataattcagatacttgaggatatgttgagatgttgcatcctcgagttcagtggttcatgggaaagtacttacctttgattgaattcgcttacaataatagttttcaatcaagtattaagatggcgccttacgaggccttgtatgggcgtagatgccgtacaccattgttttggaccgagctcggtgagaacaaaatttttggaatggatttgattaaagatgctgaacagaaagtaaaagtaatccgtgaaaatctgaagatagcttccgatcgtcagaagtcgtacgcggatctaaaacgaaaagacattgagtatcaagtgggagataaagtgtttcttaaagtttcgccttggaaaaagatactcagatttggccgtaaaggcaaattgagcccgaggttcatcgggccatatgagatatccgaacgagtcggtccagttatgtatcgtttgattttgccccctgaacttgaaaagattcacgacgtctttcatgtttcgatgcttcggcgctatagatctgatccgtcgcacgtaattagtccatcagaggttgaaattcaatccgatatgagttatgaagaagaaccgattcgtatcctagctcgtgaagtgaaggagttgcgaaacaaaagggttccgttagtaaaagtgttatggctcaaacacgggatggaagaagctacttgggaacccgagagctctatgaaggagcgttacccaaacctatttacggtaagattttggggacgaaaatttcttaagtggggagagttgtgatgccttaaaacgaccctagtcggaatgtggtttcgggaccacaaaaccgaggcataaaaataatttgatatttattttgatgcctataatatgtgttaactcatgtgtgacattttgatgctttaatttagagttataaatgtggatttcactagaaaggacctagtagtaaactttaaaagtatgaggggaaatgtgtaatgactagttgatcatgcatgcaaaaatgaggggtttgcatgtcaacttccccatttattagctaatggccgccatgacaagggtgtatgggctaaacatgtcatgaaacatgttttgttggtgcattagggagaaacaataaacaaataagtatgggtgataaagaaagaaaaaaaaaatgtgtgtgaaggcttctcccccattgcagtgagtagaggaaaagagaagaaaaaattgttgttcatcttttttcactttctttgagctgaaattctaaggaagaaggaagggtcttgcttcatgcttggtttggaggggggattaggaggaggtttggccatacttgtgttgagattaaggtaagtttgatgttttgccatgagattcatgtatattttagtagttagcttgagttctaactagccatggttcaaatcctcactatgtcatggagatgatattcggctaaggtgagattgtgttgacatcatttgcatgctaaaagtgaaactttgtaatggtgcatgtgatggtggattgatgattttgaatattctttttaacacttttgagtgagagtttgatagatactatgagattaaacttcatgacattgtaagcttgtaagttggatgatgaaatccatgctttgtgatggtaaatggtgtggaaggaacattcgccatgatgaaaatatatgggatagttataatcaatttgagattggcccttgcacctacatgcatatatgttgcacatgatgtattggtatgacatatatactatctcaaggtatatattttgcatatgatgatgtttggttatgaaataaatgagagatgtgtattgagctacgatatgtgtcgttagttagtaaaatgtatgctgttttgtgtggtattaagtgtatgattggcctcaacatggacatgcatattcgccacatgaggggaaattggtgtgcatgcattcggttagaggcaagcatattgatgcctaacgagtatatatattggctaagtaccttgtattcctctttcgatgctcaaatgattaaatcgatttatttgttaaattaagctcaagagcaaaggggaactagatccgacaaagggaaggaaaaagtggtcgattagccattgaaatcgttcgacgacatcctatgtaagttcttgagtaatagagcttaaattctgaattgattagatcatgtttaaagcaaattaaaatcatgctctttgtgtgtggctattgagccgaaattgcaaatgtgataagtgacttgtgtttgaattttgctaatgaaaacgaaatatgaatgtgttatgatttattgataaatgtacatggttattcgaatgatatccggctaagtcccaaggctttgtgctaagtgactaaatccgaataagatccgacggcatacgtgcgagttactaaatccggactaagatccgaaggctttcgagcgagctactaaatcgggttaagtcccaaggcattcgtgcgaagtttatcagaatcgggctatgtcccaaggcatttgaatgtgtagccatatccggttaaactcaagatacgtgattcaagaatgaatgaaccgctgtaaaatttcagctaatacgcttgaaaattccagcaacgaggtatgttcgtatgtgctttggaatagttgattccttgaataatactcgctcaatcgagaaatgagctttcggcatttggctaagatgaacccttatgtatgaatataggggttggaatgtgaaataagtatgatattgagaatttgtgcatatgaaattatccgttagctatatgaatgttatgcttttgttgtgctggaatccttgctctaacttactaagcataaattggttactccgtttctctgtttctctgtctatagattttggctcgtcagctatcggacttgggatttctggaagtcgaagtctcccacactatcaaagtccctttcggtatatattttggttggattttgaaatggcatgtataggactacccttttgttgcgttttaagtacttttgtgatgtatgtgtgtacgaccatgcgaaaatggctcgtaaaagtggagtatggcattagaccatttgtgcttatgtatatatgtatggttttatgatgtgactacggactgaatggaagtgtgagcaaatgatcagccattggaatggctaaaaatgatattatgtggacctatgtatgacaaaactttagttggtccatagaaaccacgaaataggtaaggtttacctgaaaaacagatgctgacagcagcagtggtgtggatttgaaaaatcactaaaaattgtaggaatggaattaaatagttaataaattatgtaaatgaaccttgatgaatctactttcatatggaggaaacaaaacggtcatatgaattatatgttaagagatattaaagttctcgtgaaacagggccagaacggtttctggatcccctgttccgactttagaaattcattgtaaattaaccagagataattaggagtcatgccatatatgtatagattcctctctaagtctagtttctatagaaacagacggaatcagtattgaagccctgtacagggagatatccaatttgtaacgcacgaaggtcagtgtagtcgatccctgcattagggtagactttaactaataaactgtactaattggctcgaccaaaaattctagaaaaaaatatgtagatggaaatatgagtcttgtttcagggaaaaattacgaaacaaattttcgagctttgaaactcaagatatgatttttaaggcgacactgatgcagtgaccagcttgtctggaaatttctaaatggactgtgaagatagttaaactaagtttgtgtgcaccttgtgttcgattccggtaacggactcgggtacggggtgttacaattattgttggcaatccattcaaaacagtagactcaactcggattatctcattatttgcacacctcaaattaatagtcttacttttgcaattcacaactgcatcatgtacggtcaaccaatccaaaccgagaataacatcaaattcatcaaacggtaaaagcatcaagtcggccggaaaacaggagcctcggattattaaggggcatttcttacacaccttgtcgacaagcacataacgacccaagggattcgacactctaataacgaactcgagagactcaacagtaaagtcttctttggatgctaaagtctcacatacataagaatgagtagatccaggtcaatcaaagcaatcacatcagtatcaaagagagtgaaagtaccggtaataacatcaggcgaagaagcgtcctcgcgtgcacgtatagcataagctttagcaggagcacgagcctcagatctggtggtaacatctttagaccctctctgaccgttGCTAGCGttccccgtattcctaggtgggctacctcgtgctgtagtagcacccagtttcccattctgatttacattttgttccgACAGTCTCagacaatctttgataaagtggtcagctgatccgcacttataacaggagcggtcatggaatctacaactccccgaatgccatttaccgcaatatcGCACTCTGTCTCCgccccgacgatcatttccaacacggcAATCAAGTGACTCAGAttattgtggggtcgatcacgatctcgtctggaaaaacccgaagtgtctttagatcggcctaactcatctctaaatttctttgatgactgttgaaagggctttcccgaagatctcttacgaaactcttttgctcccatatcagcttttcttttctccttgctgagctcttcggctttgcaagctcgctcaacaagtactacaaattctctgatttcaagaatgccaacatatagttttatatcttcattcagtccatcttcgaaacgtttacacattacagcttctgaagaaatgcattctcgagcgtaccggctaagcctcacaaactttcattcataatcagtaacagacatggaaccttgtttaagttcaagaaattccttccgttttttatcaatgaatctctggctaatatactttttctgaaactcagtttggaaaaactcccaagttactcgttctctaggcacaacagaaatcaacgtattccaccaatagtaggcagaatcacgtagtaaAGAAATAGTACACTtcagacattcatcgggtgtgcaagatagttcatcaagtacccgaatagtgttgtccaaccaaaattcagcttgctcggcatcatcgctgtctgtagctttaaattcagtagccccatgctttCGGATTTTGTCAgctgggggcttatttaacctcatcTGATCAATCACCGGAGGTATCGCGGTTGCAGGGGGTGTATTAGTCGGAAGTGGGGGTTgcggaacagccgtattagttcgaatatactgattgaaccaatcattcatcacgctataaaaagcctgtctagcttcatcgttcgattactagcaataggttgagagtccaccgtatTTGTCCCATTcatggagcagcgctacactctcaacatcatcaccaccgcttcggttgggatcggatccattactataagtaaacacattttaactatcgaaatcaccacactatcgataaacacataatggcatgtatagctagacccatacgtattacggtagtcctagaatcgactaaactgtggctctgataccaattaaaatgAAACGCCTGCATTTAGATCTCAtttccgagtcgaacacgaggtgttaacggacttaattcattacttaagcAGCTCATACaactcattttaaaatttccggacAAGTGGCTaacgcatcacagtcactttaaaatcatatctcgagttccaaaactcaaatccaattccgtaaatttttcctgaaactagactcatacatctatctactaagttttttctagaattttggtcgggcaaattagtacagtttattagttaaagtctccctgtttgaggttcgactactcgacctcGTGTATTAAGAATCGAGATATCTCCTGcatgagcttcaatgactatgcaaataatgaatctgtacatataaatcatgacttataattatctttgtaaaatttatggtgaatttccaaagtcataacaggatCCAAATCGctccgccctgtttcacaaaaatttaaacatctcataaaatatagctcatatactgttttcttcttccatatgaaaatagactcatcaagcttcgattatgtaacttattcattatttaattccatttctactatttttagtgatttttcaaattcacgtcactactactgtctgaatctattttgtggtaaattttacctatttcatggtttccatggattagctagcaatttgacatacatagcaccaaatatgatcatgattagccattccaatggctaatcattaccaagcatttccataccactcaataaccatatcataagaccatatatacaaaatgattataatgctatactcaaaatatacaagccattttcgcatggctatacatatatacattaccaaaaaagtacttaattaacatcaaaagtcaaccctatacatgccattatcaaagttcaactaaaagagtaccaaaagggtttagatagtgtggacgacttcgactttgacactcccaagtccgatagctgacgaacaaaatctataaaacagagaattaaagcaaaagaataagcatttcgatgcttagtaagttttaaataatgaaatcatttaaaagaatggcataataatatctaagtttgtttgtttcatcctttggccgaatagaaaataactaaggtactacttttatcattcatatcacaaaggtgaaaGCAATATATATATCCAACTAAATTCATTCTATAGCGTAATCGTTCATCTCACATTTCCGtgtcaatctcatgcatatacacCTACATCTCACATTTGTGAAGTTGAACTCTAATTcgaactcatacatcataatcgATCATAAACATTGAATGATTTTAAACAATGGTCTAAGCATCCCtaccaatttcaaagtcataatttaacataatcatattcTCAACGAGAGTAAATTACTTCCCTAGTTATCTTATTGTAAGTAGCACAtttgtttaaaattgtttcaacatgtattatatgatttctcgtacGAATATTTACGAGTTTTCAACTCAATATTATGCCGTCACAGACGCCCTTCGGAACCAAGCCTGATTCTTAGCGCTGACtcaaaaagcccttcgagaccaagctcggattatgacatTGGCCCGAAGGCCCTTCGAAACTACGTtcggttatgacactggctcaaaagcccttcgagaccaagctcagattatgacactggctcaaaagcccttcgagaccaagctcggatttaaaacccgattaacattcacacatatatgcatatatatataattgctttatcaaatcataagctaagttccattacttaaagacttacctcggatgttgtcaaacgatttcaacggctattcgatttctttttcctttcccctatccaactttgatcctctaagctcttgagctaaatcaaacaatttacttcccaatcaaacacaatcatacggcatccatatacagtttagaaccaattcatttgaatcaatttaccacttaagtctatcaccatttcactttcaaatttgtgtacttggtaagtcacattaaacaactacaaatataactttaatacatatttattttctaaTGTCTCAATGACACAAGATGTATACATAAGGCACTAacatacatataagtatatatatacttatgaaattttcatattttagtcgaTTACTTAAGTTATGCACAATCACATATTtatatacactctcatattcattattataattattgtcgaatacttaacacaactaagctaagaatttacccaatatcatcttaattaatttctacttatacatcaaaatttccaatacaaagtatttagcacctatgcacttaaaccggaTTAACAAACACCCGTagaccatgaccgaatgtcatttaaacacaagtcaacaaaatctcatgatttcaaatcaaactcttaacaagaatgcacaatgccgaacccttagatgattgaacatctaatttagacaatttagaacacctaaacggcacttgttcaaaaccttaaacaactacatgttcggctattaccatAAGTGCAATaaaaatttatactatcaataagctcaacttcttgcaacaacaatttcttcctcaaagtttaaaggctaaaatcaaattatttcctcattaaccataaccgaatgtgccattcatccatcaagattcaaaaatttttttggcatgggctaagtaagaaacaagatgattaacctaaaacaagcttaaatttcaaaaatccaatacctttcactaacctttcttctccttcaaTAACCGAAAGTCTCCCCCCCCTCTCTTCTTTTCAATTCGGCAAGCAAGAACAAAaatgaactttttttttcttcaccccCCCCcccaattttcattattttattactaaccttttatttatctaagttataaaaaatatatataaaaccaCTAACTAattattaatacatattatatatatataattccatcatggccggccactacatgtcATAAATGGatgaattgacatgcaaatcccttatttttataacatactttaatagaccattttaaattaatccatcacatttcaaaaatgtcacacataaatCCTATTTACTAAATTTCACCTTCAAATAACCAAATCgaagtatgaaactttcacacatgcatttatacATATAATAAGTTTAGAATATAtcgattaattatttttatgactcggttttgtggtcccgaaaccactttctgactagggtcaaattaaggtTGTCACaaataagaccgcttaagtaccaagctctccctagatccaatcctagacatgcatatacccattgtcacaccttaaccttatgactcgtctacggtcgcaattaattaattaagttttatgttcgTTTAAGCAGTTTCAGATACTAGGCCCATAACCCCCTTACAAAGCCAAAACAAGTCtatatacatgcatatggcccaataggcccaatcacattcatatggcccattaggcccaaatcatattcgTATGatccattaggcccaaatcacattcatgtCATGCTTTCATACAATTTCTCATTACTTAGTatcaaatttccaattttgcctgTTATGGGCtctacagcccatcgggcccatttagcccattctggcccggttgAAAAATACATGCCCCAAGTCCATGGTATTGCTCATGTAGCCTCAGATCACCTATCGATTTCCCCTTACGAGTGATCGCGCACTCGCAGGtctattgtagccaaactttcgacttttcggcatttcggcattttggcattTCAGGATTTGTCGATctactgtgtgtgtgcagtgtatgtacacacctggtaataaagcgtGCTGCGATCTCTCTAACCACGAACCTACAATCAATGtcactcaatgattaatcacacATACTTATTGAATACTTTTACCAAAAGCcaaaatctcaccttaaccttacctgaaacgcCAAGCCTAAATAGCTTTCCTTTGATCACTAATCATGAGTACTTCCCAGATTTGCATTAAGCTTTATCGTTAAAAACATaatgggtgacttgtatccaacataAGTCACCCTTCCCTACTAAGGCCTATTCGGCCAATCCTTACcaaagtgaagaacacttaccaaagtcccaacacctaaggagcaaatcgGCCGAGATCCAAAAGACTGAGATTTGATGCTAATCCCCTACCAAAAACTAATTTAGAAAGAGTAAGGGATAGGAGTAATTGATACTAGCAAAAACTGACTGAAAGAGAGAGTACTTACACTAGAATCAGCCGAAATAGAGGGAGTAGTAGCAGCACAGTAAGTATTCGGcttttgagatttgtatggtgaaaaaggttattcGGCACAAAGAAGAAGAGAATAAGAAATCAGCTAAACAACGGAGAATCAAAGAGAATTTGACTAGAGGAAGAATGGAAAATCGACACAAAGTAAGAGAGGAAGAAtaagggattttggcttttagaTCTTTGGAGAGAAAGGTGTTTTTGGTAACATATAGAGGGAGAATTCGACATTAGCCTAGAATCCCCACAATCGGCACCTTTATATAGACTATAGCCGAATTTCCTATCCCCAAATTCCCAATTTGGCTCCACCTCTCTTCACTCATCATCTCCTAATTTTCCTCCTTAATAGctccttaatcccttccttaaatttctcctcttatcactccctacagagcTCATATCCAACGCCACTACTGACCATCTAtagagcaaaaataaatcctcctTTTGAGTAAAGAGAGATTGGAACCCTAGACCTCCTTgtcatgcatgtgacgccacctctaatccccacatgtgacgccacttgccactccaacacaaggctttcttgtgtccaaATCCtccttcatttttttaaaaaccaACCTACTTGCCGACAAGGTTCTTTtgattattaaactataatttccttcacccatAAGTTCGAACTCCAAAACTAACCCAGGCCTATTAACACTTAATTAGCACTTAACTAAGAATATTAAGCACACATtttatcaaaactaaaataataagaaagttcaaggttttggggcgttacaactctaccctctaaaagaatttcgtcctcaaaattacCTAATCCAAATAGTTGAGAGTATTGATGTCGCATTgctttctcaggttcccaagtagcctcctcagccTTGTGATTACGCCAAAACACTTTGACTAATGGGACGGACTTCCTTCTCAGTACCTTAACGTCACGTCCAATTATTTGTATAGGCTCCTCCTCGAAAGTTAGGTCTGGCCTAACCCCGATTTCCTCAACCGCcacgacatgtgaaggatctgagcgATACCGTCttagcatggaaacatgaaacacgtcgtgaatttGGCTTAGTTCAGAaggtaattccaactgataagcgactAGCCCAATCCACCTCACAAcccgatatggcccaatgaaccttgggcttaaCTTCCCCTCCCGTCCAAACCTTAACACCTTCTTCCACtgagagaccttaagaaaaactaagtcccccactGCATACTCTATCTCTCAACGCTTAAGGTCAACATACGACTTCTGCCTATCCGAGGCCTCCTTTAACCTATTCTGAATCAATTTTACCTTATCCTCAATATCTGCTGCTAACTCTGGGCCCAAAACTCTTCGTTCGCCCAATTCCGTCCAACATGTTGGAGTTCGACACCTCcgcccatacaatgcttcatacgtaGCCATCCCAATACTcacttgataactattattgtacccGAATTCGGCTAATGGAAAATAGTATCCCAAGCTACCCCAGAACTCAATTACATACCCTCTCAACATATTTTCCAAAATTTGGATTACCCTCTACGACTATCCATTGGTTTGAGGGTGGAATGctgtactgaagttcaacctagtaccTAACGCCTCATGCAGCTTCTTCTATAATCGCGAAGTGGAATGTGGGTCCTTATCAGATATTATAGA
This is a stretch of genomic DNA from Gossypium arboreum isolate Shixiya-1 chromosome 11, ASM2569848v2, whole genome shotgun sequence. It encodes these proteins:
- the LOC128283899 gene encoding uncharacterized protein LOC128283899 — encoded protein: MATYEALYGRRCRTPTCWTELGERRVLGPELAADIEDKWKKVLRFGREGKLSPRFIGPYRVVRWIGLVAYQLELPSELSQIHDVFHVSMLRRYRSDPSHVVAVEEIGVRPDLTFEEEPIQIIGRDVKVLRRKSVPLVKVFWRNHKAEEATWEPEKAMRHQYSQLFGLVKC